A region of Constrictibacter sp. MBR-5 DNA encodes the following proteins:
- a CDS encoding alkaline phosphatase D family protein has translation MGPLLHFRGCAGGAWRLSATLTSDHEPPPLLTGDGGRAAPARLTDEPGEAVWRYDFALAMGPEPREATYAIGERSWRVAVPAIGGELRVAFTACNGDETEEGAWTTGRNERWTHLHRRNERAPFHLLIQGGDQIYADGMWRRIPALARWKRLSRRWQAETPYGESLDRAVRADYRKIYTTVFGYAEVDAVTARVPSIMMWDDHEILDGWGSHPPERQESPVYRGVFAAAREAFALFQLGARPDALPDGFLRRDGRHFGSAWRIGDVGLIVPDLRSVRTQRRIMDDVAWADFRAGLDRLEGCRQLLIVSTVPTLNVDLSAIERVLMATPGYQSYQDDLRDQWQSRTHRKEWMRFLDALLDFGERNDATVLSLSGEIHIGCYGRARRGRAMLHQMTSSGIVHPPSPGPLVAFLNWWARKTKRLPNGAEMEIPPFFNGSRYLARRNWLELTLPPGGGTQAVWHAEGGGHHPLEIDAPAAR, from the coding sequence ATGGGACCGCTTCTCCATTTCCGCGGCTGTGCCGGCGGCGCGTGGCGCCTGTCCGCGACGCTGACGAGCGACCACGAGCCGCCGCCGCTGCTGACCGGCGACGGCGGGCGGGCCGCCCCCGCACGCCTGACCGACGAGCCCGGCGAAGCGGTCTGGCGTTACGACTTCGCCCTGGCCATGGGCCCGGAGCCGCGCGAGGCGACCTATGCGATCGGCGAGCGGTCCTGGCGGGTCGCGGTGCCCGCGATCGGCGGCGAACTGAGGGTCGCCTTCACCGCCTGCAACGGCGACGAGACCGAGGAAGGCGCGTGGACGACCGGACGTAACGAGCGCTGGACGCATCTGCACAGGCGCAACGAACGGGCGCCCTTCCATCTGCTGATCCAGGGCGGCGACCAGATCTATGCCGACGGCATGTGGCGGCGCATCCCGGCGCTGGCGCGGTGGAAGCGCCTGTCCCGGCGGTGGCAGGCGGAGACGCCGTACGGCGAGAGCCTGGACCGGGCGGTTCGCGCCGACTACCGGAAGATCTACACCACCGTCTTCGGCTATGCCGAGGTCGACGCCGTCACGGCGCGCGTCCCCTCGATCATGATGTGGGACGACCACGAGATCCTCGACGGCTGGGGCAGCCACCCGCCCGAACGCCAGGAATCGCCGGTCTATCGCGGGGTTTTCGCCGCGGCACGCGAGGCGTTTGCGCTGTTCCAGCTCGGCGCCCGTCCGGACGCGCTGCCCGACGGCTTCCTGCGCCGCGACGGCCGGCATTTCGGCAGCGCCTGGCGGATCGGCGACGTCGGGCTGATCGTCCCCGACCTGCGCAGCGTGCGCACCCAGCGCCGGATCATGGACGATGTCGCCTGGGCCGATTTCCGGGCGGGGCTGGACCGGCTGGAGGGCTGCCGCCAGCTGCTGATCGTCTCGACGGTGCCGACGCTCAACGTCGACCTCTCGGCGATCGAGAGGGTCCTCATGGCGACGCCCGGCTACCAGTCCTACCAGGACGACCTGCGCGACCAGTGGCAGAGCCGGACGCACCGCAAGGAGTGGATGCGCTTCCTCGACGCGCTGCTGGATTTCGGCGAGCGCAACGATGCGACGGTCCTCTCCCTGTCGGGCGAGATCCACATCGGCTGCTACGGGAGGGCGCGGCGCGGCCGGGCGATGCTGCACCAGATGACCTCGTCCGGCATCGTCCACCCGCCGTCGCCGGGGCCGCTGGTCGCCTTCCTGAACTGGTGGGCACGCAAGACGAAGCGCCTGCCCAACGGCGCCGAGATGGAGATCCCGCCCTTCTTCAACGGCAGCCGCTATCTCGCGCGGCGCAACTGGCTGGAGCTGACCCTGCCGCCGGGCGGCGGCACGCAGGCGGTCTGGCATGCCGAGGGCGGCGGACACCATCCGCTGGAGATCGATGCGCCGGCCGCCCGCTGA
- a CDS encoding DNA-3-methyladenine glycosylase 2 family protein codes for MTASTASAHVNPARGDAVRLWREGLAALSAADPDMGRAAAEAGEPAFELREPGFPTLLRAIVAQQVSAASARAIWARLEAALHPVSAEGFLALDEEAVRGLGFSRPKLAYARGLAEAVASGACDLDALADLPDDAALAELVRLKGIGRWTAEVYLLFALGRPDVWPAQDLALAVAAQKIKNLPSRPTFAEMDALAEAWRPWRSVAAILLWHYYRKMP; via the coding sequence ATGACCGCTTCCACCGCCTCCGCCCACGTCAATCCCGCACGCGGCGACGCCGTCCGCCTGTGGCGCGAGGGGCTGGCGGCGCTGTCCGCCGCCGATCCCGACATGGGCCGCGCCGCCGCCGAGGCGGGCGAGCCCGCCTTCGAACTGCGCGAGCCGGGGTTCCCGACGCTGCTGCGGGCGATCGTGGCGCAGCAGGTGTCCGCGGCCTCGGCTCGGGCGATCTGGGCACGGCTCGAGGCCGCCTTGCACCCGGTGAGCGCCGAGGGCTTCCTCGCCCTCGACGAGGAGGCGGTCCGCGGCCTGGGTTTCAGCCGCCCGAAGCTGGCCTACGCGCGCGGCCTCGCCGAGGCGGTCGCGTCCGGCGCCTGCGACCTGGATGCGCTGGCGGACCTGCCGGACGACGCGGCGCTGGCGGAACTGGTCCGTCTGAAGGGGATCGGCCGCTGGACGGCGGAGGTCTACCTGCTGTTCGCGCTCGGCCGGCCGGACGTCTGGCCGGCGCAGGACTTGGCCCTCGCCGTCGCCGCGCAGAAGATCAAGAACCTGCCGTCGCGCCCGACCTTCGCCGAGATGGACGCGCTGGCCGAAGCCTGGCGGCCCTGGCGCAGCGTCGCCGCGATCCTGCTCTGGCACTACTACCGCAAGATGCCGTGA
- a CDS encoding haloalkane dehalogenase yields MSEPSATDPHPRKRVAVGDTEMTYVDVGEGRNVVFLHGNPTSSFLWRNVIARVAGSARCLAPDLVGMGASGPSKRGYAFADHAHYLDAWFDALKLDGVVLVAHDWGGALGFDWARRHPERVAGVAYMETIVRPLTWDEWPENARAVFQGMRSPAGEAMVLEKNVFVERILPASILRKLAPEEMEAYRAPFREAGEVRRPTLTWPRQIPIEGEPPEVVETAEAYAAFMAQSPMPKLFVNAEPGSILTGAQRDFCRTWPNQREVTVAGSHFIQEDSPAEIGDAVAAFVAGLGR; encoded by the coding sequence ATGAGCGAACCGAGCGCCACCGACCCGCATCCGCGCAAGCGCGTCGCCGTCGGCGACACCGAGATGACCTATGTCGACGTGGGCGAAGGCCGGAACGTCGTGTTCCTGCACGGCAATCCGACCTCGTCCTTCCTGTGGCGCAACGTGATCGCGCGCGTCGCGGGCAGTGCGCGCTGCCTGGCGCCCGACCTGGTCGGCATGGGCGCGTCGGGGCCGTCGAAGCGGGGCTACGCCTTCGCCGACCATGCCCATTATCTGGACGCCTGGTTCGACGCGCTGAAGCTCGACGGCGTCGTGCTGGTGGCGCACGACTGGGGCGGCGCGCTGGGTTTCGACTGGGCGCGGCGGCATCCCGAGCGGGTCGCCGGCGTCGCCTACATGGAGACGATCGTCCGGCCGCTGACCTGGGACGAGTGGCCGGAGAACGCGCGGGCTGTGTTCCAGGGCATGCGCTCGCCGGCGGGCGAGGCGATGGTCCTGGAGAAGAACGTCTTCGTCGAGCGCATCCTGCCGGCCAGCATCCTGCGCAAGCTGGCACCCGAGGAGATGGAGGCCTACCGAGCGCCCTTCCGCGAGGCGGGCGAGGTGCGGCGGCCGACGCTGACGTGGCCGCGGCAGATCCCGATCGAGGGCGAGCCGCCGGAGGTGGTGGAGACGGCCGAGGCCTATGCCGCCTTCATGGCGCAGTCGCCGATGCCGAAGCTGTTCGTCAATGCCGAGCCCGGCTCGATCCTGACGGGGGCGCAGCGCGACTTCTGCCGGACCTGGCCGAACCAGCGCGAGGTGACGGTGGCCGGGTCGCACTTCATCCAGGAGGATTCGCCCGCCGAGATCGGCGACGCGGTGGCGGCCTTCGTTGCCGGACTCGGCCGCTAA
- the cysE gene encoding serine O-acetyltransferase, whose amino-acid sequence MFRDLRAEIDSYVERDPALRSRLEVALCYPGFHALVFHRMGNAAWRRGWHLLGRFISHLGRVFTGIEIHPGARIGKRLFIDHGMGVVIGETAEVGDDVTLYQGVTLGGTSLEKGKRHPTLEDGVIVGSGAQILGPFTVGKGARVGANSVVLQAVPPGVTVVGIPAQIASRRDGSASRRSVFEAYGMPCEGVEDPLACAIETLLKRVETLNERVAVLEGERADFLSPPERRTGTND is encoded by the coding sequence TTCAGGGATCTCCGCGCAGAAATCGACTCCTATGTCGAGCGCGATCCGGCACTGCGTTCGCGGCTGGAGGTGGCCCTCTGCTACCCCGGCTTCCATGCGCTCGTCTTCCACCGCATGGGCAACGCGGCGTGGCGGCGCGGCTGGCACCTGCTCGGCCGCTTCATCTCGCATCTCGGCCGCGTCTTCACGGGCATCGAGATCCATCCGGGCGCGCGTATCGGCAAGCGTCTCTTCATCGACCACGGCATGGGCGTGGTGATCGGCGAGACGGCCGAGGTCGGCGACGACGTCACCCTCTATCAGGGCGTGACCCTCGGCGGCACCTCGCTGGAGAAGGGCAAGCGCCACCCGACGCTGGAGGACGGCGTGATCGTAGGCTCGGGCGCGCAGATCCTGGGACCGTTCACGGTCGGCAAGGGCGCGCGGGTCGGTGCCAATTCCGTCGTGCTGCAGGCGGTGCCGCCCGGCGTCACCGTGGTCGGCATACCGGCGCAGATCGCCTCGCGCCGCGACGGCAGCGCCAGCCGCCGCAGCGTCTTCGAGGCCTACGGCATGCCCTGCGAGGGCGTCGAGGATCCGCTCGCCTGCGCGATCGAAACGCTGCTGAAGCGAGTCGAGACGCTGAACGAGCGGGTCGCCGTCCTGGAGGGCGAGCGCGCCGACTTCCTGTCGCCGCCCGAGCGCCGCACCGGCACCAACGACTGA